From Candidatus Hydrogenedentota bacterium, one genomic window encodes:
- a CDS encoding metallophosphoesterase: MINVRRSICIVAALLPAIAASARQPDGTLGLLQTPNNGMPAIVRPGDTFIVTALHESTIGLQAPEGTTELQVEWSGLPGGKAKGLCTVPATVAPGTYALEAKTADTADTNLRSVYVIESFPSKYVVAHVTDTHIGTTRHKRPSEDIVRDVFAAVNGTDAAFALITGDLTESGEIEQYVSFLSVLDTCTKPTFVCAGNHDRKELNYERFFGPDVYSFRFGDDGYLSFDTKDFLVADDLSGQATEIQLQRRAIKSARWSIGFTHRYEMDMGMRAQLALFVDDPLDYLIFGHWHRENNDKEKSVPWDGWRGPTKITVTPAAINGEMRFFDVDKSAVTPRPVQTEVNVNK, encoded by the coding sequence ATGATCAACGTACGAAGGTCCATATGCATCGTGGCGGCTCTTTTACCCGCAATCGCCGCGAGTGCGCGCCAACCCGATGGAACGCTTGGACTCCTGCAGACCCCTAACAACGGCATGCCCGCAATCGTGAGGCCTGGAGACACCTTCATCGTGACCGCGCTTCACGAGTCGACGATTGGGTTACAGGCGCCTGAGGGGACCACTGAGCTTCAGGTGGAGTGGAGTGGATTGCCGGGCGGAAAAGCCAAGGGCCTTTGCACTGTGCCCGCAACGGTGGCGCCGGGCACGTATGCCCTGGAGGCGAAGACAGCGGACACGGCCGATACGAATCTGCGGAGCGTGTACGTCATCGAGAGTTTTCCATCGAAATACGTCGTGGCGCACGTCACGGACACGCACATCGGAACCACGCGGCACAAGCGGCCGTCGGAAGATATTGTGCGGGATGTTTTCGCGGCCGTGAATGGAACGGACGCGGCATTTGCGTTAATCACCGGCGACCTGACGGAAAGTGGTGAGATTGAGCAATACGTGAGTTTTCTCAGCGTCCTGGACACCTGCACGAAGCCAACGTTCGTGTGTGCGGGCAACCATGATCGCAAGGAACTCAACTACGAGCGCTTCTTCGGCCCGGATGTGTATTCCTTCCGGTTTGGAGACGACGGCTATTTGTCTTTTGACACGAAGGATTTTCTCGTGGCAGACGATTTGTCCGGTCAGGCCACCGAGATCCAATTGCAGCGCCGCGCCATCAAATCGGCGCGATGGTCCATCGGATTCACGCACCGTTACGAGATGGACATGGGCATGCGAGCCCAACTTGCGTTGTTCGTCGATGATCCCCTGGACTACCTTATCTTTGGGCATTGGCATCGCGAGAATAACGACAAAGAAAAATCGGTCCCCTGGGATGGTTGGCGAGGTCCCACCAAGATTACGGTTACTCCCGCCGCCATTAACGGGGAGATGCGGTTTTTTGACGTGGACAAGAGCGCGGTGACGCCGCGCCCGGTACAGACCGAGGTAAACGTGAACAAGTAG